One stretch of Camelus bactrianus isolate YW-2024 breed Bactrian camel chromosome 19, ASM4877302v1, whole genome shotgun sequence DNA includes these proteins:
- the LOC105074136 gene encoding signal-regulatory protein beta-1 isoform X1, translated as MPNLASWPHPPPPCLLLALLVGLPGVAAQELQVIQPETSVSVTAGETATLRCTTTSLIPVGPIKWFRGTGPGRELIYDYKGGHFPRVTNVSDATRRDNLVFSIRISHITPADAGVYYCVKFQRGSPGDVEYKSGPGTRLTVSAKPSPPVVSGPATRAPPEQTVSFTCRSHGFSPRTISLKWFKNGNEITASQTSVDPEGDSISYSVSSTAKVVLAPGDVRSQVICEVAHVTLLGGPPLRGTAYLSETIRVPPTLEVTQHPASGTQVNVTCQAKQFYPRDHQLSWVENGNVSRIETASTFMENKDGTFNRMIWLLVNSSAHRGEVLSCQVEHDGQPAVSANLTLEASAPQKDQDTHERPDQPSLSPSLLVVFILGPKVLLVIGVTVIFVHRKR; from the exons GAGTCGCGGCTCAGGAGCTGCAGGTGATTCAGCCTGAGACATCAGTGTCGGTCACAGCTGGAGAGACGGCCACTCTGCGCTGCACCACGACCTCCCTGATCCCCGTGGGGCCCATCAAGTGGTTCAGGGGCACAGGGCCAGGCCGCGAGTTAATCTATGATTACAAAGGAGGCCACTTCCCCCGAGTAACAAATGTTTCAGACGCCACAAGGAGAGACAACCTGGTCTTTTCCATCCGCATCAGTCATATCACCCCGGCAGACGCCGGTGTCTACTACTGTGTGAAGTTCCAGAGAGGAAGCCCTGGTGACGTGGAGTATAAGTCTGGACCAGGCACTCGGCTCACTGTGAGTG CCAAACCCTCTCCTCCCGTGGTATCAGGCCCCGCCACGAGGGCCCCACCTGAGCAGACAGTGAGCTTCACCTGCAGATCCCATGGCTTCTCCCCCAGAACCATCTCCCTGAAATGGTTCAAAAACGGGAATGAGATCACAGCCTCCCAGACCAGTGTGGACCCAGAGGGAGACAGCATTTCCTACAGCGTCTCCAGCACAGCCAAGGTGGTGCTGGCCCCGGGGGATGTTCGCTCCCAGGTCATCTGCGAGGTGGCCCACGTCACCCTGCTGGGGGGCCCTCCTCTCCGTGGGACTGCCTACTTGTCTGAGACCATCCGAG TTCCGCCCACCTTGGAGGTCACCCAACACCCCGCCTCAGGGACCCAGGTGAACGTCACATGCCAGGCGAAGCAGTTCTACCCCCGAGACCACCAGCTGAGCTGGGTGGAGAATGGAAACGTGTCCCGGATAGAAACGGCGTCGACCTTCATGGAGAATAAGGACGGGACCTTTAACAGGATGATCTGGCTCCTGGTGAACTCGTCCGCCCACAGAGGTGAGGTGCTGTCCTGCCAGGTGGAGCACGACGGGCAGCCGGCAGTCAGCGCCAACCTCACCCTGGAGGCCTCTGCTCCCCAGAAGGACCAGGACACACATGAACGTCCTG ACCAGCCTTCGTTGTCTCCTTCTCTCCTGGTAGTTTTCATCCTAGGCCCCAAAGTGCTGCTGGTGATCGGTGTCACTGTCATCTTTGTCCACAGGAAGCGTTAG
- the LOC105074136 gene encoding signal-regulatory protein beta-1 isoform X2 yields MPNLASWPHPPPPCLLLALLVGLPGVAAQELQVIQPETSVSVTAGETATLRCTTTSLIPVGPIKWFRGTGPGRELIYDYKGGHFPRVTNVSDATRRDNLVFSIRISHITPADAGVYYCVKFQRGSPGDVEYKSGPGTRLTVSAKPSPPVVSGPATRAPPEQTVSFTCRSHGFSPRTISLKWFKNGNEITASQTSVDPEGDSISYSVSSTAKVVLAPGDVRSQVICEVAHVTLLGGPPLRGTAYLSETIRGQSSCPVLFQFRPPWRSPNTPPQGPR; encoded by the exons GAGTCGCGGCTCAGGAGCTGCAGGTGATTCAGCCTGAGACATCAGTGTCGGTCACAGCTGGAGAGACGGCCACTCTGCGCTGCACCACGACCTCCCTGATCCCCGTGGGGCCCATCAAGTGGTTCAGGGGCACAGGGCCAGGCCGCGAGTTAATCTATGATTACAAAGGAGGCCACTTCCCCCGAGTAACAAATGTTTCAGACGCCACAAGGAGAGACAACCTGGTCTTTTCCATCCGCATCAGTCATATCACCCCGGCAGACGCCGGTGTCTACTACTGTGTGAAGTTCCAGAGAGGAAGCCCTGGTGACGTGGAGTATAAGTCTGGACCAGGCACTCGGCTCACTGTGAGTG CCAAACCCTCTCCTCCCGTGGTATCAGGCCCCGCCACGAGGGCCCCACCTGAGCAGACAGTGAGCTTCACCTGCAGATCCCATGGCTTCTCCCCCAGAACCATCTCCCTGAAATGGTTCAAAAACGGGAATGAGATCACAGCCTCCCAGACCAGTGTGGACCCAGAGGGAGACAGCATTTCCTACAGCGTCTCCAGCACAGCCAAGGTGGTGCTGGCCCCGGGGGATGTTCGCTCCCAGGTCATCTGCGAGGTGGCCCACGTCACCCTGCTGGGGGGCCCTCCTCTCCGTGGGACTGCCTACTTGTCTGAGACCATCCGAG GTCAGAGCTCCTGCCCTGTGCTGTTTCAGTTCCGCCCACCTTGGAGGTCACCCAACACCCCGCCTCAGGGACCCAGGTGA
- the SIRPD gene encoding signal-regulatory protein delta, whose translation MILSFFPGTTDEMFKVQQPEMSQTVSIGETLILSCSIPDSFPKGPVLWFKGTGRKRKLIYNFKGGLFPRVKKIGNTAKAGNTDFSIRISEISLADAGIYFCVKFKEGKPDIEYQSGRGTQVFVTGTSNNSAPDTPDRHLLTVRGAKLRKNLL comes from the exons ATGATTTTGAGTTTCTTTCCAGGAACCACAGATGAAATGTTCAAGGTGCAACAACCTGAGATGTCACAGACTGTATCAATTGGGGAAACACTCATCTTGAGTTGCAGTATACCAGATTCATTTCCGAAAGGACCCGTCTTATGGTTCAAGGGAACTGGACGAAAACGTAAATTAATCTACAATTTCAAAGGAGGTCTCTTTCCCAGAGtcaaaaaaattggaaacacgGCCAAAGCTGGCAACACAGACTTTTCCATCCGCATCAGTGAAATCTCTCTTGCAGATGCCGGCATCTACTTCTGTGTGAAGTTCAAGGAGGGAAAACCTGACATAGAGTACCAGTCAGGTCGGGGCACCCAGGTGTTTGTGACTG GAACAAGCAATAATTCTGCCCCAGATACTCCAGACAGACATCTCTTGACAGTGAGGGGAGCCAAGCTGAGGAAAAATCTGCTCTAG